A single region of the Scyliorhinus canicula chromosome 31, sScyCan1.1, whole genome shotgun sequence genome encodes:
- the LOC119958871 gene encoding histone H1-like yields the protein MSDSAATETAPPAAAPVKAVKKQKKAVLRKKPEGPGLGELICRIVADSGDRKGVSLQAIKKQLRCKGVDVDKRGSQIKQSVKRSVDNGSLAQVKGTGASGSFKIVKKTAGGKVIKTGAGKKPLVKKAAAKKSPKKAAPKKPAAKKAAAKKSPKKPAAKKSPKKAAPKKPAAKKPAAKKSPRKAAAKKAAAPKKSAKKAAPKKSSVEKIKGGIKQTKSRANPKAKSAKAKKPAKK from the coding sequence ATGAGCGATAGTGCAGCCACCGAAACGGCTCCTCCAGCCGCCGCCCCAGTCAAGGCTGTCAAGAAGCAGAAGAAGGCCGTTCTGCGGAAGAAACCAGAAGGTCCCGGGCTGGGCGAGCTGATTTGCAGGATTGTGGCGGATAGCGGCGATCGCAAGGGGGTTTCCTTACAGGCCATAAAGAAGCAGCTGCGGTGCAAAGGGGTCGATGTGGATAAAAGGGGGTCCCAGATCAAGCAAAGTGTCAAGAGGAGTGTGGACAACGGCAGCTTGGCTCAGGTCAAGGGCACGGGCGCCTCCGGCTCCTTCAAGATCGTTAAGAAGACAGCCGGGGGGAAAGTGATAAAGACCGGAGCAGGCAAGAAACCTTTAGTGAAGAAAGCAGCAGCCAAGAAATCTCCCAAGAAAGCAGCACCCAAGAAACCCGCAGCCAAGAAAGCAGCAGCCAAGAAATCTCCCAAGAAACCCGCAGCCAAGAAATCTCCCAAGAAAGCAGCACCCAAGAAACCCGCAGCCAAGAAACCTGCAGCCAAGAAATCTCCCAGGAAAGCAGCAGCCAAGAAGGCGGCAGCTCCCAAAAAGAGCGCGAAGAAAGCAGCCCCGAAGAAAAGTTCTGTGGAAAAGATCAAGGGCGGAATAAAGCAGACCAAATCGAGGGCCAATCCCAAAGCGAAATCAGCAAAGGCTAAGAAACCAGCAAAGAAGTGA